In a single window of the Natronosalvus caseinilyticus genome:
- a CDS encoding NAD+ synthase produces the protein MIDLRFSEAELEARREHMVQFVRDQVEAAGVDGVVLGLSGGIDSTTVAYLAVEALGAERVHGLVLPARVSSEDNMSDAERVARDLEMSYDVIEVEPVVEALLAAYPEAEGDHLAVGNARARVRAVFNYLVANHDGRLVLGTGNRSEAAVGYFTKYGDGAVDCHPIGNLYKQQVRQLARALGAPEDLVTKTPTAELWADQTDEDELGIDYDTLDAILVSHVDGPLSVAATARRLEADPETVEMVRGLYEASAHKRQVPPAPEPLE, from the coding sequence ATGATCGATCTTCGATTCTCGGAGGCGGAACTCGAGGCGCGACGCGAACATATGGTGCAGTTCGTCCGCGACCAGGTCGAGGCTGCGGGCGTCGACGGCGTCGTCCTCGGACTCTCTGGCGGGATCGATAGCACGACCGTCGCCTACCTCGCCGTCGAGGCCCTCGGCGCCGAGCGCGTCCACGGCCTCGTGCTCCCCGCCCGCGTCAGCAGCGAGGACAACATGAGCGACGCCGAGCGGGTAGCGCGGGACCTCGAGATGAGTTACGACGTGATCGAAGTCGAACCCGTCGTCGAGGCGCTGCTCGCGGCCTACCCCGAAGCCGAGGGCGACCACCTGGCGGTCGGCAACGCCCGCGCTCGCGTTCGGGCGGTGTTCAACTACCTGGTGGCGAACCACGACGGGCGACTGGTGCTGGGGACTGGCAACCGCAGCGAGGCCGCCGTGGGCTACTTTACGAAGTACGGCGACGGTGCGGTCGACTGCCACCCGATCGGCAACCTGTACAAACAGCAGGTTCGCCAGCTCGCCCGCGCCCTGGGCGCTCCAGAGGACCTGGTGACGAAGACGCCGACGGCCGAGCTCTGGGCCGACCAGACCGACGAGGACGAACTCGGCATCGACTACGACACCCTCGATGCGATTCTCGTGAGCCACGTCGACGGGCCGCTCTCGGTCGCGGCGACGGCTCGACGCCTCGAGGCCGACCCCGAAACGGTCGAGATGGTCCGAGGGTTGTACGAGGCCAGCGCGCACAAACGGCAGGTTCCGCCCGCGCCGGAACCGCTCGAGTGA
- a CDS encoding DUF1328 family protein, translating to MLELALLFFVIALIAAALGAGGVAGLSMTIAKWLVLIFLVLAVASLLL from the coding sequence ATGCTCGAACTGGCACTGCTGTTCTTCGTGATAGCACTGATCGCCGCCGCCCTCGGGGCAGGCGGTGTAGCAGGCCTGAGCATGACCATCGCCAAGTGGCTGGTCCTGATCTTCCTGGTACTGGCCGTGGCGTCGCTGTTACTGTAG
- the flaJ gene encoding archaellar assembly protein FlaJ, which translates to MATDTQTQPPDLSTRSALASINAAYETMEMSVERYLLLVVLPAFVIFVASVVVPFVLGFSLTVSVPAVVFGLFAVVVAVVYPKIAQDRRRKEVRQRFHLFLTHITVLSTTNVNRVEVFRILAEEDEYQAIAEEMGHLVALVDTWNLSLDDACRIRAKQTQSPLLSDFLERLAYTVGGGQEISDFLMDEQDTIIQQFVTRYEGDLTKLDVMKELYLSMMLSVAFVLVFAIILPILIGTSPTLLIAGTIVMFGFVQAGFVYAVHTISPYDPLWYIEETDGEGPLVRIPQALVIGVGASLLLSVLVIAVALGFTPLASDRIPLPILAAIPVTPLLLPGWRMRQEEQKVKDRDSEFPSFIRALGAVESVKQTSTGSVLESLRHKDFGSLTKNVDALYKRLNMRIDDVRSWRLFAAETGSYLIQKFGDMYVVGRQMGGDPKVLGQVISKNQNQVLKVREKRQQATTTLIGVLYGITASSVFAFFIGLEIVEVMMDITGEMDLDQQLVGDLLNTSQYNLVVMEYLLITTIFINAALSAIMIRLTDRGHILSGLVHFVFMSWLGAIVAAITTYVVNAVVAV; encoded by the coding sequence ATGGCGACCGACACCCAGACTCAACCGCCCGACCTCTCCACTCGTTCGGCGCTGGCCTCGATCAACGCGGCCTACGAGACCATGGAGATGTCCGTCGAGCGGTACCTCCTGCTCGTCGTTCTCCCGGCATTTGTCATCTTCGTCGCGTCGGTCGTCGTGCCGTTCGTGCTCGGCTTTTCGCTCACGGTGTCGGTCCCCGCCGTCGTCTTCGGACTGTTCGCCGTCGTCGTCGCCGTCGTCTACCCGAAGATCGCCCAGGATCGCAGGCGCAAGGAGGTCCGCCAGCGCTTTCACCTCTTCCTGACGCACATCACCGTCCTCTCGACGACCAACGTCAACCGCGTCGAGGTGTTCCGCATCCTCGCGGAGGAAGACGAGTATCAGGCCATTGCCGAGGAGATGGGCCACCTCGTCGCGCTGGTCGACACCTGGAACCTGAGTCTCGACGACGCCTGCCGCATCCGGGCGAAACAGACCCAGAGTCCCCTGCTCTCGGACTTCCTCGAGCGACTGGCGTACACCGTCGGCGGCGGTCAGGAGATCAGCGACTTCTTGATGGACGAACAGGACACGATCATCCAGCAGTTCGTCACCCGCTACGAGGGCGACCTGACCAAACTCGACGTGATGAAAGAGCTGTACCTGTCGATGATGCTCTCGGTGGCGTTCGTCCTCGTGTTCGCCATCATCCTCCCGATCCTGATCGGGACGAGCCCGACCCTGCTCATCGCCGGAACGATCGTTATGTTCGGCTTCGTCCAGGCTGGCTTCGTCTACGCCGTCCACACCATCTCCCCGTACGACCCGCTCTGGTACATCGAGGAGACCGACGGCGAGGGGCCGCTCGTGCGCATTCCGCAGGCGCTCGTCATCGGCGTCGGCGCGAGCCTCCTGCTCTCCGTCCTCGTCATCGCCGTCGCCCTCGGATTCACGCCGCTCGCGTCGGATCGGATTCCGCTCCCGATCCTGGCGGCGATTCCAGTCACGCCGTTGTTGCTCCCCGGGTGGCGGATGCGCCAGGAGGAACAGAAGGTCAAGGACCGCGACAGCGAGTTTCCGAGTTTTATCCGTGCCCTCGGAGCCGTCGAGAGCGTCAAGCAGACCTCGACCGGGAGCGTCCTCGAGAGCCTCCGCCACAAGGACTTCGGCTCGCTGACGAAGAACGTCGACGCGCTCTACAAGCGGCTGAACATGCGGATCGACGACGTCCGATCCTGGCGACTGTTCGCCGCGGAGACGGGGTCGTATCTGATCCAGAAGTTCGGCGACATGTACGTCGTCGGCCGGCAGATGGGTGGTGACCCGAAGGTGCTCGGCCAGGTCATCAGCAAGAACCAGAACCAGGTGCTGAAGGTGCGCGAGAAGCGCCAGCAGGCGACGACTACGCTCATCGGCGTCCTCTACGGCATCACCGCCTCGAGCGTCTTCGCCTTCTTCATCGGCCTCGAGATCGTGGAGGTCATGATGGACATCACCGGGGAGATGGACCTGGATCAGCAACTCGTCGGTGACCTGCTCAACACCAGTCAGTACAACCTCGTCGTGATGGAGTACCTGCTGATCACGACGATCTTCATCAACGCTGCACTCTCCGCTATCATGATTCGGCTCACGGACCGGGGGCACATCCTCAGCGGGCTCGTCCACTTCGTGTTCATGTCCTGGCTGGGTGCCATCGTCGCCGCGATCACGACCTACGTCGTCAACGCGGTCGTCGCCGTCTGA
- a CDS encoding type II/IV secretion system ATPase subunit gives MADFGTARLSNELEALANEYPHLREHLEWFHEEYGEYPTLIEEPSGEWESHRPNVIYEAEAPIFCHVYGDVGIDKTYYCVEPILDDADKALYNQIRQRILDKSVTRPAPSDNEEFEGHLDELLGEVAEVTSGITGQSIGRLRAFGGGKISLTRTQYDKIRYQLQRDIVGLGPLEPVMVDTANEDIHVIGPHQCYIDHGTYGMVEATVDFGSSEEFEQWLRNMGERMNHPISDSDPVIDATLPDGSRINIIYSDDVSVQGPSLTIRQGEEIPLTILQITKWGTLSPELAAYLWLCLENEQTVFVVGETASGKTTTLNAMLSFIPRDAKIYTAEDTAEVVPPHSTWQQLLTREGSSDGNADVDMFDLVAAALRSRPDYIIVGEVRGAEGQMAFQAAQTGHPVILTFHASDIVSMIQRFTGNPINVPETFMDNCDVALFQNRVKQGDDILRRVTSVQEIEGYSDYEGGVVTREAFSWDPRDDDVTFTGRNNSYVLEEQIATLLGYQDTRDIYNELDRRAEIIRQLIDADVLGYNEVNKAITDFQRDGIQGLPIQVRGLEQFA, from the coding sequence ATGGCGGACTTCGGCACCGCGCGGCTCTCGAACGAACTCGAGGCGCTGGCGAATGAGTACCCTCACCTCCGCGAGCACCTCGAGTGGTTCCACGAGGAGTACGGCGAGTACCCGACGCTCATCGAGGAGCCGTCTGGCGAGTGGGAGTCACACCGTCCGAACGTGATCTACGAGGCGGAGGCGCCCATCTTCTGTCACGTCTACGGCGACGTGGGCATCGACAAGACGTACTACTGCGTTGAGCCGATCCTGGACGACGCCGACAAGGCGCTGTACAACCAGATCAGACAGCGGATCCTCGACAAGAGCGTCACCCGGCCCGCCCCGAGCGACAACGAGGAGTTCGAGGGCCACCTCGACGAACTGCTGGGTGAGGTTGCGGAGGTAACCTCGGGAATCACGGGCCAGTCGATCGGTCGACTGCGCGCGTTCGGCGGCGGAAAGATCAGTCTCACCCGGACGCAGTACGACAAGATCCGCTACCAACTCCAGCGTGACATCGTGGGCCTCGGCCCCCTGGAACCGGTGATGGTCGACACGGCCAACGAGGACATCCACGTCATCGGCCCCCACCAGTGTTACATCGATCACGGCACCTACGGGATGGTCGAGGCGACGGTCGACTTCGGCTCCTCGGAGGAGTTCGAGCAGTGGCTCCGGAACATGGGTGAGCGGATGAACCACCCCATCTCGGACTCGGACCCGGTGATCGACGCCACCCTGCCCGACGGCTCGCGTATCAACATCATCTACTCCGACGACGTCTCCGTCCAGGGGCCGTCGCTGACGATTCGTCAGGGCGAGGAGATTCCCCTCACCATCCTCCAGATCACGAAGTGGGGGACGCTCAGCCCCGAACTCGCGGCTTACCTCTGGCTCTGTCTGGAGAACGAACAGACGGTGTTCGTCGTCGGCGAGACGGCCTCCGGGAAGACGACGACGCTCAACGCGATGCTCTCGTTCATCCCGCGAGACGCCAAGATCTACACCGCGGAGGACACCGCCGAGGTCGTGCCGCCTCACAGCACCTGGCAGCAGCTCCTGACTCGAGAAGGCTCGAGCGACGGCAACGCGGACGTCGACATGTTCGACCTGGTCGCCGCCGCCCTGCGTTCCCGCCCCGACTACATCATCGTCGGTGAGGTTCGTGGTGCGGAAGGGCAGATGGCGTTTCAGGCCGCCCAGACCGGCCACCCGGTCATCCTGACGTTCCACGCGAGCGACATCGTCTCGATGATCCAGCGTTTCACCGGGAACCCGATCAATGTCCCGGAGACGTTCATGGACAACTGCGACGTCGCGCTGTTCCAGAACCGGGTGAAACAGGGCGACGACATCCTCCGACGGGTCACCTCGGTCCAGGAAATCGAGGGCTACTCCGACTACGAGGGCGGCGTCGTCACCCGCGAGGCCTTCAGCTGGGACCCCAGGGACGACGACGTGACGTTCACTGGGCGGAACAACTCCTACGTTCTCGAAGAACAGATCGCGACCCTGCTCGGCTACCAGGACACCCGCGACATCTACAACGAACTCGACCGTCGCGCGGAGATCATCCGCCAGCTCATCGACGCCGACGTGCTGGGCTACAACGAGGTCAACAAGGCCATCACGGACTTCCAGCGGGACGGCATCCAGGGGCTCCCGATCCAGGTTCGCGGCCTCGAGCAGTTCGCGTAA
- a CDS encoding ATPase domain-containing protein: protein MTDHYSLGLTETDRVDNALGGGLPEGSVVLIEGEDGAGKSALSQRFSYGMAEEGSYVTYVSTELESWEFVQQMHSLSYDVVDHLLGEQMLFLHANVDTHTHSRGKKRQLLARLADAETLWRADVVYVDTLSALLRNDPNFEAADPADTDHVLQRLVTFLRQVTLQDKTVVLTVDPTSVDDDALRPLRNVADVYFDIETSAVGQEIRRQIRVRRFQNMKSPVDDSIGFNVQQGRGVSIVSRTVA from the coding sequence ATGACCGACCACTACTCGCTCGGATTGACGGAGACGGATCGCGTGGACAACGCCCTCGGTGGCGGCCTGCCGGAGGGGAGCGTCGTGCTCATCGAGGGCGAAGACGGCGCGGGCAAGAGCGCCCTCTCCCAGCGCTTTTCCTACGGGATGGCCGAGGAAGGGTCCTACGTCACCTACGTCTCGACGGAACTCGAGTCCTGGGAGTTCGTCCAGCAGATGCACTCGCTGTCTTACGACGTCGTCGATCACTTGCTCGGCGAACAGATGCTGTTTTTGCACGCGAACGTCGACACCCACACCCACTCGCGAGGGAAGAAACGCCAGTTGCTGGCGCGACTGGCCGACGCCGAGACGCTCTGGCGAGCGGACGTGGTCTACGTTGACACCCTTTCGGCGCTGTTGCGAAACGACCCGAACTTCGAGGCGGCCGATCCGGCTGACACTGACCACGTCCTCCAGCGACTGGTCACGTTCCTCCGGCAGGTCACGCTCCAGGACAAGACGGTCGTGCTGACGGTCGACCCGACGAGCGTCGACGACGACGCGCTCCGCCCGCTTCGGAACGTCGCGGACGTCTACTTCGACATCGAGACGTCAGCGGTCGGCCAGGAGATTCGCCGCCAGATCAGGGTGCGTCGCTTCCAGAACATGAAGAGCCCAGTAGACGACTCCATCGGGTTCAACGTCCAGCAGGGCCGGGGCGTCTCGATCGTCAGCCGGACGGTGGCCTGA
- a CDS encoding flagellar protein G: MASESVSTLILFIAAMLVAAGIAGTLVANVNELSNSIDTKSSSVKQEIDTDIEIISDAGSDAVYNDTAGEERITLLVKNTGERTLPTDGANLDVLVDGTYVQSDGLEVSVLTDGPTWRRGEVVELVVAVESGLEPGDHRVVVDVGGDREVFEFYV; encoded by the coding sequence ATGGCCAGTGAATCCGTCTCGACCCTGATCCTGTTCATCGCCGCGATGCTCGTTGCGGCGGGAATCGCGGGCACGCTCGTGGCGAACGTCAACGAACTCAGCAACTCGATCGACACCAAGAGCAGCAGCGTCAAGCAGGAGATCGACACCGATATCGAGATCATCAGCGACGCCGGGAGCGACGCCGTCTACAACGACACCGCGGGCGAAGAACGGATCACGCTCCTCGTCAAGAACACGGGCGAGCGAACGCTCCCCACCGACGGGGCGAACCTGGATGTCCTCGTCGACGGAACCTACGTCCAGAGCGACGGTCTCGAGGTGTCGGTGCTCACGGACGGCCCGACCTGGCGACGCGGCGAGGTCGTCGAACTCGTCGTCGCCGTCGAAAGCGGGCTCGAGCCCGGCGACCACCGCGTCGTCGTCGACGTCGGCGGTGACAGGGAGGTGTTCGAATTTTACGTATGA
- a CDS encoding flagellin — MGFSTSGAVAIIFIGLLVAVGIVYPTVETAHERRADAIDERDERALDLRNSDIALEATYDDASDELSVNVTNTGTTTLSVTETTLLVDGVVRTDAATSVEGDATRERVHSGEVLRFTLVDVTNYPNRVKVVTEHGLARILMEV, encoded by the coding sequence ATGGGATTCAGCACCAGCGGGGCCGTAGCGATCATCTTCATCGGGCTGCTCGTCGCCGTCGGCATCGTCTACCCGACCGTCGAGACCGCCCACGAGCGACGAGCAGACGCCATCGATGAACGGGACGAGCGCGCGCTCGACCTGCGGAACTCGGATATCGCGCTCGAGGCGACCTACGACGACGCGAGCGACGAACTCAGCGTGAACGTAACGAACACGGGGACGACGACGCTCTCGGTGACCGAGACGACGCTGCTGGTCGACGGCGTCGTCCGGACGGACGCCGCAACCAGCGTCGAGGGCGACGCGACCCGAGAGCGCGTCCACAGCGGCGAGGTACTCCGGTTCACCCTCGTGGACGTTACCAACTACCCCAACCGGGTCAAGGTCGTCACCGAACACGGCCTCGCCCGGATCCTCATGGAGGTGTGA
- a CDS encoding FlaD/FlaE family flagellar protein translates to MNLGLENLRELLENFLGNSGGRRGRDREAERQANAEAEAGAADTDAAHDGDEPGPDEAATGQSEATTFEREPRPDPDELDEDEVVDDLYHRIENLEDDLEQKGSQLGSIQDSTQHVSSQVEDVNDTIRQLLGIYDRLTDDVNPFTGSGEERHGFGVFDDEDEPEGFGLGQPATEATEASRDRDGLEMGTDPDAESVSFDDLKGMIEDAAADASSDESGQTITFDEDDVDDTHVEVQATDSVDGADGEAAEDGEEEDDPDANGVTLERLSNTYASDIIVFEWLTALVRTGGPAATLRAISYYREIGWISEDVKDHLESVLSGPDLDMHVDPETTPDELTAEDHADSYTYIMKLQEIHETKREVTPQR, encoded by the coding sequence ATGAATCTCGGCCTCGAGAACCTCCGCGAGCTGCTCGAGAACTTCCTCGGGAACTCCGGGGGCCGACGAGGGCGGGATCGGGAGGCGGAGCGGCAGGCGAATGCGGAGGCCGAAGCCGGGGCCGCCGACACCGACGCCGCACACGACGGCGACGAACCCGGACCCGACGAAGCCGCGACCGGCCAGTCCGAGGCCACGACCTTCGAACGCGAGCCGCGGCCCGACCCCGACGAACTCGACGAGGACGAGGTCGTCGACGACCTCTACCACCGCATCGAGAACCTCGAGGATGACCTCGAGCAGAAGGGCTCCCAGTTAGGATCGATCCAGGACTCCACCCAGCACGTCTCGAGCCAGGTCGAGGACGTCAACGACACGATCCGCCAGCTGCTGGGAATCTACGACCGGCTGACTGACGACGTGAACCCCTTCACGGGGAGCGGCGAGGAGCGCCACGGATTCGGTGTCTTCGACGACGAGGACGAACCCGAGGGCTTTGGACTCGGGCAACCGGCGACGGAGGCGACCGAGGCGAGTCGCGACCGTGACGGCCTCGAGATGGGTACCGACCCAGACGCGGAATCCGTCTCTTTCGACGACCTGAAGGGAATGATCGAGGACGCAGCGGCCGACGCGAGTTCCGACGAATCGGGACAGACCATCACGTTCGACGAGGACGACGTCGACGACACGCACGTTGAGGTGCAGGCGACCGACAGCGTCGACGGTGCGGATGGAGAGGCAGCCGAAGACGGAGAGGAGGAAGATGACCCCGACGCGAACGGCGTCACCCTCGAGCGACTCTCGAACACGTACGCGAGCGACATCATCGTCTTCGAGTGGCTCACTGCCCTCGTACGGACCGGCGGCCCGGCCGCCACGCTCCGGGCCATCTCGTACTACCGCGAGATCGGCTGGATCAGCGAGGACGTCAAGGACCACCTCGAGAGCGTCCTCAGCGGGCCGGACCTCGACATGCACGTCGATCCGGAGACGACGCCCGACGAACTCACCGCCGAGGACCACGCCGATAGCTACACGTACATCATGAAACTCCAGGAAATCCACGAGACCAAGCGGGAAGTAACCCCCCAGAGGTGA
- a CDS encoding archaellin/type IV pilin N-terminal domain-containing protein, which yields MFETITENDERGQVGIGTLIVFIAMVLVAAIAAGVLINTAGSLQSQASDTGTETQQAVANQIEVVHAYGVIDQNTDHVSDVNLVVKKSAGSDVIDMTSLTVQYTSTTTSETLEYVTGDTASDTAFVTEGLAGTATEGESLTETSDRVEVSLAVSAIEGTESDGLAPGSSATVELVDQSGAKFSYGITVPATFSDSAQVVNV from the coding sequence ATGTTCGAAACAATAACAGAAAACGACGAACGCGGTCAGGTGGGTATCGGTACCCTCATCGTGTTCATTGCAATGGTCCTTGTCGCGGCGATCGCGGCAGGTGTACTGATTAACACGGCTGGCTCACTCCAGAGCCAGGCGTCTGATACCGGAACCGAAACCCAGCAGGCGGTGGCGAACCAGATCGAGGTCGTTCATGCCTACGGTGTGATTGACCAAAATACGGACCATGTCTCAGACGTTAACCTCGTTGTGAAGAAATCAGCAGGTTCCGACGTGATAGACATGACCTCGCTAACTGTACAGTATACCAGTACAACTACCTCAGAGACGCTAGAATATGTCACTGGCGATACTGCATCGGACACGGCATTTGTGACAGAGGGACTAGCCGGCACCGCCACTGAGGGTGAATCGCTGACCGAAACCAGTGATCGAGTTGAGGTCTCTCTTGCTGTGAGCGCAATTGAAGGGACCGAGAGCGACGGTCTTGCCCCCGGTAGCAGCGCGACGGTCGAACTCGTTGACCAGTCCGGTGCAAAGTTTAGCTACGGAATCACCGTCCCAGCAACCTTCAGCGATAGTGCACAAGTGGTGAACGTCTAA
- a CDS encoding archaellin/type IV pilin N-terminal domain-containing protein, with translation MFEQITDTDERGQVGIGTLIVFIAMVLVAAIAAGVLINTAGSLQSQASDTGTETQQAVANQVEVVHAYAENTTETVDGFDNLNLIVKKSAGSDVIDMESLTVQYTSESGSHTLAHVDTDNTGPYFTTTDATGAGDDMSSLTDSSDRINVNIDFGLDENPMAALQPGDSATVELVDQSGAKYSYGVTMPQTVSDDQTVANV, from the coding sequence ATGTTCGAGCAAATCACAGACACTGATGAACGCGGTCAGGTGGGTATCGGTACCCTCATCGTGTTCATTGCAATGGTCCTTGTCGCGGCGATCGCGGCAGGTGTGCTGATCAACACGGCCGGTTCGCTCCAGAGTCAAGCATCCGACACTGGTACAGAAACGCAGCAAGCAGTAGCGAACCAGGTAGAAGTCGTTCATGCATACGCCGAGAACACTACTGAGACCGTGGATGGATTCGACAACCTCAACTTGATTGTCAAAAAGTCCGCTGGGTCTGACGTGATTGATATGGAGTCATTGACGGTTCAGTATACGAGTGAAAGTGGATCGCATACCCTTGCTCACGTAGATACAGATAATACTGGCCCGTACTTCACTACAACCGATGCAACTGGTGCGGGCGATGATATGAGTTCGCTGACTGATTCGTCAGATCGGATTAATGTGAACATTGACTTCGGGCTAGATGAGAATCCGATGGCCGCTCTCCAACCGGGAGACAGTGCTACAGTTGAACTCGTCGACCAGTCCGGTGCAAAGTACAGCTACGGCGTGACGATGCCACAGACGGTCAGCGACGACCAGACTGTCGCCAACGTCTGA
- a CDS encoding DUF7500 family protein, protein MTPNPTHDNAILTPDDLEVTPDSETVEQLGENRYVVRSESNSSSDLEPTLPSPYDGTDLETEAAGERTRQPVDIGLESDGGLEFGTGSNGSDVNEPDEWLAAASEPHGVEITLKTDGEIAHHRATSHDVREVFADLLTWYAGQLDDDMSPTDALQVLLATTDLEA, encoded by the coding sequence ATGACCCCTAACCCGACACACGATAACGCGATCCTCACCCCCGACGACCTCGAGGTCACGCCCGACAGCGAGACCGTCGAGCAGTTGGGTGAGAATCGGTACGTCGTGCGGTCGGAGTCGAATTCGAGTTCCGACCTTGAGCCTACCTTGCCGTCACCCTATGATGGCACCGACCTCGAGACCGAGGCAGCTGGTGAACGCACACGCCAGCCTGTCGATATCGGTCTCGAGTCCGATGGCGGACTCGAGTTCGGAACCGGTTCCAACGGTTCGGACGTGAACGAGCCCGACGAGTGGCTCGCGGCCGCGTCCGAACCCCACGGGGTCGAGATCACCTTGAAGACCGACGGCGAAATCGCACACCACCGCGCGACGTCTCACGACGTTCGTGAGGTGTTCGCCGACCTCCTGACCTGGTACGCCGGGCAGCTCGACGACGACATGTCGCCGACCGACGCGTTGCAGGTGCTGCTGGCGACCACGGATCTCGAGGCCTAG
- a CDS encoding SOS response-associated peptidase, which yields MCGRYTLFLEQGDLEDRFDARFPADETFTPRYNAAPGQRLPVITNDEPTTFQHLEWGLRPAWGADSGGSSGSSNRSSGSTALINARAETVAEKPSFRPAYEMQSERSADVQGANEPSERSESGAGDRDRTPVSRGRCLVPADGFYEWTATENGGKQPYRVALADDRPFAMAGLWERWEPEPETTQAGLEAFGGGSSEGEGESAAEREPGPVETFTVLTTRPNDLVADLHDRMAVILEPDREREWLTADDPRELLEPYPVEEMRAYPVSTAVNSPSVDEPSLVEPLEGV from the coding sequence ATGTGTGGCCGTTACACCCTCTTTCTCGAGCAGGGCGACCTCGAGGACCGGTTCGACGCCAGGTTCCCGGCCGACGAAACGTTCACGCCGCGGTACAACGCCGCGCCGGGGCAGCGCCTCCCGGTGATCACGAACGACGAACCCACCACGTTCCAGCACCTCGAGTGGGGGCTACGCCCGGCGTGGGGCGCGGATTCAGGCGGCTCGAGCGGGTCGTCGAATCGCTCGAGCGGATCGACCGCGCTAATCAACGCCAGGGCGGAAACCGTCGCCGAGAAGCCGAGTTTTCGCCCGGCCTACGAGATGCAAAGCGAGCGATCTGCGGACGTTCAGGGCGCGAATGAACCGTCTGAACGGAGTGAATCCGGTGCAGGAGATCGGGACCGGACGCCCGTCTCGCGAGGTCGGTGTCTGGTCCCGGCCGACGGCTTCTACGAGTGGACCGCAACCGAAAACGGGGGCAAGCAACCCTACCGCGTCGCGCTCGCGGACGACCGCCCGTTCGCGATGGCCGGCCTCTGGGAACGCTGGGAGCCCGAGCCGGAGACCACCCAGGCGGGACTCGAGGCTTTCGGCGGTGGCTCGAGCGAAGGGGAAGGCGAAAGTGCCGCCGAACGCGAACCCGGTCCCGTCGAGACGTTCACCGTGCTCACGACTCGTCCGAACGACCTCGTCGCCGACCTCCACGACCGCATGGCGGTGATCCTCGAGCCGGATCGCGAACGCGAGTGGCTGACCGCTGACGACCCTCGAGAGTTGCTCGAGCCCTACCCAGTCGAGGAGATGCGGGCCTATCCGGTGTCGACGGCGGTCAACAGTCCGTCAGTAGACGAGCCGTCGCTGGTGGAACCGCTCGAGGGGGTTTGA